The Neorhizobium sp. NCHU2750 genome contains the following window.
CGGTATCTCTGAATAGGCTCCAGTAGAGTTAAATGCCTTTTCCCACGGCCCGCCGTCCTGATGGGTAATACGGGAAAGCTCGAAGGCGTGCTTCTTGCCGTAACTCTTGAGAACTGCATCCACCACACGCTTTTGATAGTCGGTCAGACTTGGATAAAACTGGGCTCCAGTAAGACGATCGGTCACTCTGTCCGTCACAGGGTTTCCACCAAAATGGTTGAGAGCTCGGTAGACCTGCGGATACACGGGTCCATACTGCCAGGCCTGAGGCGTTTGCTCCACCAAAGGTGTATCACTGAACGCCAGGGACCAGCCGTGCGAAAGGTAGACCAGCTTCAGGAGCTGCATAATAGTGAGCTTTTCGACGCCTAACGCCGGCGCACGATCCAGTATGTAATTGGCAACCGCACGGGCGTCTTGCGACCGCTCCGGCGCGGTCATGTTCGGTTCCTTCGATACAGAGTAATCATGGAAGCTCCGACGTTAACGAGAGTTTTGCTCGCCTTAGCACCGGCGACTAACATAAAGATAGTTGATTCTCGTAAAGTTCACAGTGCAAGACTTGACACGCTGCCTAAACGTCGTGCAGCGACAAGAGAAATTCTTATTCATTTTGCTGGCGTGAATCCCTTTTTCTCAGCTTCGCCGACCGTTCGGAAGCACCATTCAGGCGACATCATCGCCCGGTATTGGCTGTCGGCAACGTGATACTTCCGGTTTTCAGACCCCCATATCTGC
Protein-coding sequences here:
- a CDS encoding type II toxin-antitoxin system antitoxin SocA domain-containing protein, whose product is MTAPERSQDARAVANYILDRAPALGVEKLTIMQLLKLVYLSHGWSLAFSDTPLVEQTPQAWQYGPVYPQVYRALNHFGGNPVTDRVTDRLTGAQFYPSLTDYQKRVVDAVLKSYGKKHAFELSRITHQDGGPWEKAFNSTGAYSEIPESGMKEHYRSLAKQRGIASI